ATATGTCGAATTTTATTGGCTTAGAAAAATATTTTATAACACCATATTTTACAAGGTTTGCTACGGAATTTTTTTCCATTGCAGGCCCAGAAATTATTATAGGAATGTGCACCGTGTTCGGATTTGAAAGTTTTCTTTCTAAAAAGTCTTGAATAAAAGAACTTGAAGATTCAATATCCAAAATTACTAAATCCGGCAAATTTGAAGAAAGCTTTATAAAAGCATCTCTGTGCCCCTGTGCAGTTTCTACATCAATATTTTCTTCCGTAAGTTTTTCCCTTAAAAATTCGCGAAAAAGAGGAGATGCATCGATTATAAGAACTTGTTTTTTCTGAATAGCCATTATTGTATTCAATTCTAAAATAATAACATTGATTTTTCAATCAGATTTTGTTGTAATCGCTTAAACTGTGCTAAAATGCATTTATGAATGTAGCGGTATTTATTGCACCAGGCTTTGAAGAAATAGAAGCCTTTACTGTTGTTGATTATCTTCGCCGTGCTGAGCAGAATGTAACTGTTGTCAGCGTGCCAGAAGACGGATGTCCTGTGATATCTTCTGTAGTTGAGGGTAGCCACGGAATAAAAGTTGTTGCAGATGTTTTGTTAAAAGATTTTATAAATAATGATTCCAGCAAAAATATTGACGCGATTTATTTTCCTGGAGGCATGCCGGGAGCAAAAAACTTGAGCGACAATCAATTTTTGTTTGAACTTATAACAGAGTTTGAAAGCAAAGGAAAACTTGTTGCTGCAATGTGCGCTTCTCCTGCGGTTGTATTGGCACACACAGGAATTTTGGCAAACAGAAAGTGGACCTGCTATCCTGGAATGGAAGATGAAGTTTCAAAGTGGTGTGGTGGCGATACTAAAGCAAAAGAACTTTTGGAAAACAGCACACACAAAAAGGGTCTGCCGTTTGTGCTGGACAACAATGTTCTTACAGGACGTGGCCCTGGAACCGCAGAACAGTTTTCAATGAAATTTGTAGAAATCGCTGCTGGAAGGCAAATAGCAGATAAAATCCACGAATCAACCTGCCAGCGATAATTCGTTGCATAAAAAAAGCACTCTGAAATACTGTGTTCAAAGTGCTTCCCATTGTTACCGCCACACTAAAACTTTTGTTTTTAAAGTGCAGGCGATTTTTCTAGTGCGATAGAATGCAACGGGTATTCTTATCCTCTAACAATGATGTCTTTTAACGCTGGAGTTTCTTCAATCTCTTTAACCAAAGCTTCTTCGCGTGCTTTGTTGCGATAAGAAGGCGATTGGAAAGAATAAGTAAAGTTTGTGTGAACATCATAATTTCCGTTCATTATTGCAAAAGCGTCTTCTGTCATTACAAGTTCTTCATCTGTAGGAATTACAAAAACCTTTATCTTTGAATCATCTGTTGAAATGCAGGTTTCTGCGTTGCCGGTGTTAGCAAGGGCGTTCTTTTTTGGATCAATTTTAACACCCATCCATTCAAGACCTTCCAAAGCCTTTGCTCTAATTGTCGCAGAGTGTTCGCCAACTCCTGCTGTGTAAACAATAGCGTCAATAGGACCGATTGCAGCCATGTAAGCACCAAAATATTTTTTAAGGCGATAGCATTCCATCTCTATGGCGAGTTTGCAGTCTTCGTTGCCTTCGGCAGCCATCTTTGTAACGTCTCTGCGGTCAGAAGATTTGCCTGTAAGTCCTAAAAGCCCAGATTTTTTATTCATAGCGGTGTCCATCTCTTGTGCAGACATGCCAGTTTTTCTCATTATGTAGAAAGGAAGCGCAGGAT
This portion of the Treponema pectinovorum genome encodes:
- a CDS encoding DJ-1 family glyoxalase III, with product MNVAVFIAPGFEEIEAFTVVDYLRRAEQNVTVVSVPEDGCPVISSVVEGSHGIKVVADVLLKDFINNDSSKNIDAIYFPGGMPGAKNLSDNQFLFELITEFESKGKLVAAMCASPAVVLAHTGILANRKWTCYPGMEDEVSKWCGGDTKAKELLENSTHKKGLPFVLDNNVLTGRGPGTAEQFSMKFVEIAAGRQIADKIHESTCQR